TTTCAATAACATCGATATAATATAATAATTTCTATAAACATAAATCACGGAGTTCCATAACGAATAATAGAATGGTTCTGTATTACAACTTATATAGATAAGAGAAATTTAAAGAAGATATAATTTAATATATATAATATATTAAAAATGAAGATCTATATTAAGATAGATTAATGTTAATTACTAAATTATTTAATATAAAAAATTATTATTTGAAACAGTTGAACTAAAATGAGCTCTTGTGAAATAAAATTTTAAAAAATGTAAAAAATAATTGAAATATTATTGACATAAATATTAGGGTGGTTATAATAAAAATATATCAGTAAGAATTAGGCGATGTTATTATAATAAACAAAGTAGGAGGCTATTAAAAATTTTATCATAACGTTTTCTTATTTGATAATTATTATAGCAGAAAGGGGTATTTATTATGGATTATAAAAGAATTGCTCAAGAAGTTTTAGTTTGTATAGGTGGAAATGGTAATGTTTCTGGAAATGCAACTTGTATGACAAGGCTTCGTATCACTACTAAAGATTCATCTAAAGTAGATTTAGAAGGATTAAAGAAAATAGAAGGTGTTATGGGGGTTGTTGAATCAGACACTCTACAAATAGTTTTTGGACCTGGAAAGGTAAATAAGGTTGGTGCAGAATTTTCAGAGTTAACAGGTATTTCCTTAGGGAGCTCAGAAGAAGTAAATGCAGAAGATCTTGCAAAGCAAAATAAAGCAGCAAGTAAAGCTAACCAAACAAGTATTGTTCAAGTATTTTTAAGAAAAATTGCAAATATTTTTGTGCCGTTACTTCCTGGAATAATTGCAGCAGGTTTAATAAATGGTATTACAAATGTTGTAAATGTTTCAACTCATGGTGCAGTAAGTGGACAATGGTGGTATGAATGTATAAGAACAATGGGATGGGCACTTTTCGTTTATTTACCTATTCTTGTTGCTATGAATGCAGCCAAAGAATTTAAAGGATCGCCAGTACTAGGTGCAATGGCAGGAGCTATGTCAATTGCCAATGTAGCTATGCCACTTCTTTCTAAATTTAAAGATGCACCAGTGGTTCTTCCATTAACAGGTAATGTGTTTAACCCAGCATCAGGTGGATTATTAGCTGCACTTATTGCCGGTATGTTCTTTGCTATTTTAGAACGTAAAATTAGCAAGTTTATGCCAGATATACTTCAAACATTTTTTACTCCATTATTAACAGTTATTATAGGTGGAATAGTTACATTATTAGTACTTCAACCAATAGGTGCTGGTTTAACAATGGCAATATTCGGAATATTAAATTTTATATATGTAAGTTTAGGGGTAGTTGGTGGATACATATTATCTGCTGGATTCTTACCTTTAGTTGCAGTAGGTTTACATCAAGCATTAACTCCAATTCATGCTATGTTAAATGATCCCAATGGGGCTACACAAGGAATAAATTATTTATTACCTATTCTTATGATGGCAGGAGGAGGACAAGTTGGTGCTGGTCTTGCTTTATATTTAAAAACAAAAAACAAAAAATTAAAACAATTAACTAGAGATTCATTACCAGTTGGT
The DNA window shown above is from Clostridium beijerinckii and carries:
- a CDS encoding PTS trehalose transporter subunit IIBC — its product is MDYKRIAQEVLVCIGGNGNVSGNATCMTRLRITTKDSSKVDLEGLKKIEGVMGVVESDTLQIVFGPGKVNKVGAEFSELTGISLGSSEEVNAEDLAKQNKAASKANQTSIVQVFLRKIANIFVPLLPGIIAAGLINGITNVVNVSTHGAVSGQWWYECIRTMGWALFVYLPILVAMNAAKEFKGSPVLGAMAGAMSIANVAMPLLSKFKDAPVVLPLTGNVFNPASGGLLAALIAGMFFAILERKISKFMPDILQTFFTPLLTVIIGGIVTLLVLQPIGAGLTMAIFGILNFIYVSLGVVGGYILSAGFLPLVAVGLHQALTPIHAMLNDPNGATQGINYLLPILMMAGGGQVGAGLALYLKTKNKKLKQLTRDSLPVGILGIGEPMMYAVTLPLGKPFITACLGSGIGGILASIFHLGTVSQGVSGLFGLLIVIPGTQIFYIIAMLGAYVGGFIFTYFFGVDEKRIDEVYGK